From the Kitasatospora atroaurantiaca genome, the window GAACCTGCGGGCGCAGCGGCCACCGCACGAGGACGGGGCACTCGACTGCTTCGTCTCCGCCCATGCCCGCGCGCGCGGCCTGCGGGACACCCCCGACTTCCGTCGGCAGCTCAGCGGGGTGCTCGCGCAGACCGCCGATCCCGTCATGGCCCGCTACTGGCAACTCACCAAGGAGCTGTCCGCCTCACCGTCCGGTCCACCGGAACCGAACATGGGCACCGCCCACTACTGGCTCCACACCGCCCTGGACAGCCAGGTCGCCCGCTCAGCCCCCTGACCGGGCAGTCGCGATGAGCCCCTTGAGATAGGACTCCATCACCGCGAAGTCGAAGCAGGTGGTGGTCGACCGGTCCGGATGCGGCCGGCAACTGTCCCGGAGCTCGGCCGGGACGACCTCGGAGGCGCGGATCGCCGCATAGGGATGCCGGTAGAGCGCGTACAGCGCGCCATCGATCTCTTCGACCGGCAGGTCGCCTGCCCAGCTGTCCTCGTACCATCTCCCGGAAATCCGGGAGATGAAGAGGAGGGCGCGTTCCCCGACGTCGAGCGCCACCTGTCCGAAGTGGGCCGGCTTGCCGATGAATTCGATCTGCGCGCCCGGGCCGACGTCGAAGACTCGTGCCGAGTACACCTCCTCGACCGTCGCCCTCAGCAGCTGCGAGCCAGGCGATTCGGTGATCACGACCCGTATCAGGTCGTTGCACTCCACCTTCGACTGCAGGAACGTCATGGCTTCCCCCTCGGCCCGTCGCCAGCTTCGGGGCAGACGGTACTCCGGGGGTGACGTCAGCCTGCAGTGGCCTTGGTGACGATGCTCTGCATCTCGTCCCGGCCGAACGCCCGCAGCGTCGTGGTCCGGATGTTGCCGAGCGCGCACACCCGCAGGAGTCCGGCGGTGATCGTCGCATCGTCCGGGGCCTCGACCACCGTCACGATGTCGTAGGGGCCGATCGTCCAGAAGAGGCTGACGACCTTTCCCCCGAGCTTCTCCACCATCCCGGAGAAGGCCTCGGCCCGCTGGGTGGTCTCCGGGTACGTCCGGATTCCCTGATCCGTCCAGTTCACCAGGACTACGTAGGTCGGCATGACTTCCTCGATTCCGTGGACGAGATCCTTGCGACCCTCATCAATTCCGGCCCCGCGCCACAAAGGAACACGCCTGCGCGACGTTCACCGGATCAGCGCAGCGGGCTTACCCCGGCCGGGTGGCTCCGCGGTGCGCCGGACCGAGGACACCTGCGCCCCCGAGTCAGGAGGACAACGGCTCCGAGGCCGACGCGGTGACCACGGGTCGGACCTTGGTCAGCATCAGGTTCAGGAACTGCTCGGGGTGCCGGAAGGCCGCGAAGTGGCTTGCGCCCTCGATCAGGGCGAAGGCCTTGACCGGCGCCTTCACGTCGTCGACGTACCGCCTCGCGAGCTCCGGTGTGGTGAACACGTCCTGATCACCGTGGAAGACGAAGAACGGCAGCTCGAACCGGGTCCCGTCGGCCCAGTCGTCGAACGCGGCGGTCTCGGGGATGAGCTGCTCGGAGAACTTCATGCCCTTGGCGAGGTCACCCACGGGACTGAGCGCTCCGGGGATGCGGGCGGGCCGACGGTGTATCAGGGAGCGGAACGGCACCGCGTTGAGGTGGGAGCCGTCCGGCAGGGCCGAGCCGTCGGCGTAGGCGGAGTGCCAGGTGCCGGTCAGGGGAGGGCGAGGCCGTTCCAGACGGCGTGTACGCCGTCGAGGTAGACGCCCTCCCAGTCCGATGCGATGGACCAGCCGGGCAGTTCGGTACGGTCCCGGTGGGTCAGCTCGATGCTCACCATGCCGTGCATGGCCGTCCAGATCAGGTACGCGCTCCGCTCGGCCGCGCCCGGCTCGGCACCAGGCGCGGCGGCCTGCGCGACTGCGGCGACCAGGACCCCGAAGGTGCTCTCGAGGGCTCGCACGCGAAGGTCCGGGCCGGGGTCGAAGTTGGGCACCGCCTGTTCGAACATGAAGGCGTACCGGGTGGGGCTCTGGAGCGCGAAGAGGCGGTAGGCCAGCGCCAGGGCGCGTACGTCCGTGAGGACTTCTCCGGTGGCGGGCACCGCGCCGAAGGCGTCTCGGAGCATGTCGAAGGCTCGCTCGTACAGGGCCTGGAGCATCCCCGTACGACTGCCGAAGCGGCTGTAGACACCCATGGTGGACGAGCCGGCCTCCTCGGCCACCCGCCGCACCGTGAGGCCGGCCGGGCCGTGGGCGGCGACCACCCGCAACGCGGCCTCGATGAACTGGCCGCGCAGGTCCTCGCCCTCGGTCACCGCACACGCCCCTCTCCGCATCTTTCCGAAGCATTACAGACCCGCCTCACAGCAGCTGCACCAGCAGGCCATGACATACGTTATTACAAGTGTTATCGCCTACTGCCGGAGGAACCATGCCCACGCAAACCCTCTACCGACTCGCCGGCTGGGCGGGTGCGATCTCCGCCGCCATCCTGCTGCTCAACAGCGCCCGGCGCGGCGCGCTGATCCCCGACGACCTGGCCTTCACCCACGCGCTCGCGCCGCTGGCGGAGGCATTCGGGCTGTTCCTCATCACTGGCCTCTACCTCGCCGACCGACAGCGGTCCGGCACCCTGGGGGCGGTCGGGTACACGCTCAACTTCCTGGGCATGGCCGGGCTCCTCGGCGTGGAGTACATCCTCAACCTCGTCTTCCCCGAACTGACCAAGGCACAGATCACCAGCCTGGTGGGCGGTCTGACCGGCGTGATGTTCACGGCCTCGTCGATCGTCTTCCTGGCCGGTGCCGTCGTCTTCGGCGCCGCGCTGTGGCGGGCCGGCCAGGCACCCCGTGGCGCCGTCGCGGCCTACGTTCTCGGCGCCACCCCGGTCGCACTGCGCGGCGTACTCCCGACCGCCACCTTCCCGCCGGGACTGCTGGTGATGGCGGTGGGCGTCGCCTGCCTGGGCATCACGCTGATCAAGCGCGCACCACGCCTCGGGCTGCCGGCCGCCGGCACAGTCGCGCCCGCCGGCTCGGCCCGCCCGGCCGTCCGGCTCCCGTAGCCCTGGAAGGACCGAGGAGGCCCGGACCGTGCTGCGGTCCGGGCTCCTCGAGGTCCGTACAGAGGTCTCCGTGCTCGGCGAGGCCTCCTACAGCCGGGCGGCGCGGTCCGTGAGCGGGCGCCTGCGCCGCGCGGTGTCGGCCAGGACCGGCGGGCGCCAGACGCCGTCCGGGCTGTAGAGGTTGGTCCCGGGCGGCACGATCTCGTCGATGCGGTCGAGGGTCGCGTCGTCGAGGGTGAGTGATGCTCCCTTCAGCAACGCCTCCAGCTGCTCCATGGTCCGCGGCCCGATGATCACCGAGGTGACGCCCGGGTGGGCCACCGGGAAGGCCACGGCCAGCTCGGGGAGCGTGCAGCCGATGCTCGCCGCCAGCTCGACGAGCTCCTCGACGACGTCGAGCTTGGCGGCGTTCTCGGGGATGGACGGGTCGAAACGGGCCGGTGTGAGGGCGGCCCGGCCGGTCGAGAGGTCGATCGGTCCGCCCTTGCGGTACCTGCCGGTGAGGAAGCCGGAGGCGAGCGGGCTCCAGGTGAGCACACCCATCCCGTAGCGTTGGCAGACCGGGAGCACCGAGGCCTCGATCCCCCGGGCGAGGATCGAGTAGGGCGGCTGCTCGGTCCTGAAGCGCCGGAGACCACGGCGTTCGGCGACGTGGTGCGCCTCGACGATCTCCTCGGCCGGGAACGTCGAGCAGCCGAAGGCGCGGATCTTCCCCTGCTGGACGAGGTCGCCCAGGACGGAGAGCGTCTCCTCGATGTCGGTCGTGTGGTCGGGGCGGTGGATCTGGTAGAGGTCGATCCAGTCGGTCTGCAGGCGCTTCAGGCTCTCCTCGACCTCCTTGATGATCCAACGGCGCGAGTTGCCGCCCCGGTTGGGGCCCTCGCCCATCCTGAAGTGCACCTTGGTCGCGAGCACGACGTCGTCACGCCGCCCCCGGAGCGCCTTGCCCACGATCTCCTCGGACTCGCCCGCGGAGTACATGTCCGCGGTGTCGACGAAGTTGATCCCGTGGTCGAGGGCGGCGTGGATGATGCGGATGCAGTCGCCGTGGTCGGGGTTGCCGACCGCGCCGAACATCATGGTCCCGAGGCAGTGGGCACTCACCTCGATGCCTGTACCACCGAGAACGCGGTAACGCATGGTCATGCCCCCTCTCCGGTCGTTACGTCGGTCATGCGCCGCAGCCTAGGAGCTGGAGTGGGCTCCAGATCAAGCCCTGTTCCCGACCGGATTCCCAGCGGTCGGCGTCGGACGCTCCCCGATGCCAGACTGGTCATGAGCGCCGGAGGTTGCGATGGGGTTCTACGCCGAACAGGTCGTCCCGCGGATCGTCAACGTCGCCTGTGCGATGGGGGAGGCCGGAGAGCTGCGACGCCGGGTCTGCCAGGGCCTGGCGGGCGAGGTCGTCGAGATCGGATTCGGCTCGGGGCTCAACATCCCCTACTACCCGGCGGCCGTCACCAGGGTCGACGCGGTGGAGCCCTCCGACGTGGGCTGGAAGCTGGCGGGCAAGCGGCTCGCGGCGACACCCGTCACCGTGCAGCGCGCGGGCCTGGACGGCCAGTCCCTGCCCTTCGCGGACGACGGCTACGACTCCGCCCTCTCCACCTGGACCCTGTGCACCATCCCGGACGCCGCTGCCGCCCTGCGCGAGCTACGGCGTGTCCTCAAGCCGGGAGGGACGCTGCACTTCGTCGAGCACGGCCTGGCCCCGGACGAGTCGGTCCGCCGCTGGCAGTGGCGTCTCGATCCCCTCCAGCAACGGCTCTTCGCCGGGTGCCACCTCACCCGGCCGATCGTCGACATGCTGACCACTGCGGGCTTCACCGTCACCGAACTCGACGTCTTCTACGAGAAGGGCGCCCCGAAGACCCTGGCCGCCGACTCGCTCGGCACCGCCGTGTCTCCCTAGCCGCGGGGGGCGCTGGGAGGCACGGCGGTGCCGTCGACGTCCGTCAGTGAGGCATCGTCCACCTCTGGGCGCCGGTGCCGTTGCAGTCCCAGATCTGCAGACGGGTGCCGTCGGCCGTCCTGCTGTTGGGGACGTCGAGGCAGCGTCCTGACGGCGTGTTGAGGAGGGACCCGTCCGCCCGGGGCCACCACTGCTGGGCGCCGGTGCCGTTGCACCCCCACAGCTGTACGGGCGCTCCGGCATCGGACCTGCTGTTGCTGACGTCCAGGCACTTGCCGAAGGCGCGCAGTGTGCCGTCGCCGGCCACCGTCCACTTCTGGGCGCCGGTGCCGTTGCAGTTCCACAGCTGGACCGGCGTACCGTCGGCGGTTCCGCTCGCCGCCACGTCCAGGCACTTCGACGCCAGGCCGGCGACCGGCCCGGTGACCGGGTCCGCCGGGCCGACGTCGAAGGAGGGCGGTGCGTCCTCGGGGGCGCTGCCCCAGGAGGGGTCGGGATCGGAGGCCAGGGTGTAGTCCAGCTTGCCGCCGCCGTTCACGAAGGCCTCGCTCACCCACGGGCGGCGGGAGTCCTCACCGTCCACCTTCAGCCCGTGGACGTACTTGACCGTGGCGGAGGCTCCCGGCGCGGTGATGTCGATGACGGCAGCGCTCGCACCGCCGCCCCGGTGAATGGTGATGGCGGGGAACTGCGGGCTCGCGAGCACCAGCTCGGCCCGGCCCGGCACCTGCGGGTACATGCCCAGCGCGGCCCAGACCGCCCAGGAGGACATCTCCCCCAGGTCGTCGTTGCCGACTTCTCCCGCGGGGGCGTCGGAGAACAGCGTGGTCAGCGCGCGGCGGACGACGTCCTGGGCGCGGTCGGCGCGGCCGGCGTAGGCGTACGCCCACGGGGTGTTGAGGGAGGGTTCGTTGCCCAGGTAGGCGTGCGGCTTCGCCGGTCCGGCGTTGAGGTTCCCGAAGAAGTCGTCCAGCCGGGACGCCACCGTGCCGTTGCCGCCCATCGCGTCGAACAGGCCGCGGTGGTTGTAGGGCACCATCCAGGTGTACTGGGCGGCGTTGCCCTCGACGTAGTGGTCCTGCTGGTCGGGGCTGAAGCCGGGCCAGGTGTGGTCGGCGCGACGCGGCTGGATGTAGTGGCTGTCGTGGTTGAACAGGCTGCGCCAGTTGGCCGAGCGGTGCATCAGGGTGTCGTGGGCGTCGGTGTCGCCGATCCGCGCGGCCAGCTGCGCCACGGCGAAGTCGGCGGTGGTGTACTCGAGGGTGGTCGCGGCCGCCCCCCAGACGCCGTTGGTGTCCACCGGGACGAAGCCGATGTCGTCGTACCGCCCGTGCCCGGCCCGCTCGCGGTCGTCCTTGCGCCCGGAGAGCGCCTGCCGGACCAGAGCGGTCGCGTCGAAGCCGGTGGCGCCGAAGGCGGAAATACCGGCGGCGATGACCGGGAGCGGGTCTCCGACCATGACGCCGGTGCCGCCGTTCGCCAGGGTCCAGCGGTCGAAGTAGCCGCCCTGGGCTCCCTGCGCGACGATCGACTGGGCGATGTCCGCGGACTCCTCGGGGGCTACCAGGGCCAGCAGCTGGGTCTGCGAGCGGTACACGTCCCAGCCCGAGAAGTCGGCGTACTGGGCGTGCCCGGTCCCGGCCGTGTGCACCTTCCCGTTGAAGCCGGGGTACCGGCCGTCCACGTCGCTCAGCACGCTGGGGTGCAGCAGCGAGTGGTAGAGCGAGGTGTAGAAGACCCGCCGGTCCTTCGTGCTGCCGCCGTCGACGGCGATCCGGCCGAGCATGCCGTTCCAGGCGCTCCGGGCCCCGTCCCTGACCTGGTCGAATCCGGAGGTGCCCTGCTCGGCGTTCAGGTTCGCCCGGGCTCCCTCGACGCTGACGAAGGAGATCCCGACCCGCGCCGTGACGGTGCGGCTGGACGAGGTGTCGAAGGAGACCAGCGCCCGCGCTCCGGACGCGGCCTGTGCGGCGTCGGGGTGCGGAGCCGGGGCACTGGTGGCCGCCGGGCGGGACTGGGCCTCGGCCGTCCGCGGGGGTTGGGGTGCGACACCCTCGCTCCGGCCCGTGGCGCTCTTCAGGGTGGTGTCCAGCTTGCCGTCGGCGAAGATGCCCGAGCTGCTGAACGGCCGGTCGAACGTGACGGAGAAGTAGAGCCGGTAGCGGTTGCCCGCCCCGCAGAAGCCCCCGCTGTCGGTGTAGCCGGTGATGCTGTCGGTGCCGAGGGACACCAAGCCGGAGGCGGCGTTGAAGGCCTTGCCCGCATCGAGCGTGAGGGACGCGGTGTGGCCCGCCGGGTAGGTGAACCTGGCGATCCCCGAGCGCTGGGTGGCGGCCAGCTCGGTCTTCAGGCCGTTGTCGAAGGTGACCGCGTACGACCCCGGGGACGCCGACTCGTTGGCGTGCGAGAAGACGGCGTGGTCGACCGGGGTCTTGTCCAGGACCGGCATCAGCGGGATGTTCCCGTAGTCCCCGCAGCCCGCGCCCGAGATGTGGGTGAGGCTGAAGCCCCGGATGCGGTTGTCGTCGTAGAAGTAGCCGCCGTGCTGGTACGTGACGGTGTCCGGGCTCCACTGGAGCATGCCCAGCGGCGCGGTCGCGCCGGGGAAGGTGTTGCCGGCGCCGCCGCCGTTGCCGAAGTCGGTCGCGCCCTGCTTGGTCCCGACGTACGGATTCACGTACTGGGCCGGGTCGCTGACGGTGGTTCGGCCCGTCGGGTGCGGCCCGGCCGGCGCCGCGAGGGCGGGGCTCGCGACGAGGGACGCGCAGACCGCCACCGCGAGCGCAGCGGGCCACCGGGGCGCACGGCCGGACCGGATGATTCGGGGGATCTTCATGGAGCCTCCTGCTGACCAGCTGTCAGTCACGTTGCGCATTGTGATCATCGTGACGGCTGGACCCGTGACGGTCCGTCAGCGACAGCTCGGAGTCACCCGCACGGACGACCGCACGGCCCCGGAGGGCGGCCGTTCGCCTACCGCGTGGCCCCGGGCCGGGCCGTGCTGCGCAGGGTGGCCTGGCCGGCGGCCGCGGCGAGGGCGGAGAAGGCCACGGCGAGCATCCAGTCGCCGGCGCGCTGGTACGGGGTGACCCCGGAGACCAGCGGGACGTCGGTCACGAACGCCCCGCGGTAGGAGGCCGGGTGCCAGGCCAGCAGCCGCCCGTCGGCGCCGAAGACCGCGCTGACGCCGGTGAGGGCGGAGTGCACCGCGGGCCGGCCGGTCTCCACGGCCCGCACGGCGGCCAGGGACGCGTGCTGCGGCTGCGCCCAGCTGCCCTGGAAGGTCGAGGTGGAGGACTGGTAGACGAGCAGCTGGGCTCCGCGCGCGACCTCGGTCCTGGCCATGTCGGGGAAGGCGGATTCGAAGCAGATCAGCGGGGCGAAGGTCAGCGCATCGCTCTGCATCACCACGGTGTGGTCGCCCCGCAGGTGGTTGGTGGGGGCGGCCCTGCTGACCTCGGCCAGCCAGCCGAGCAGCGGGCGCAGCGGGATGTACTCGCCGAAGGGCACCAGCCGGATCTTGTCGTAGGTGCCGAGGACGCCACCCGGCCCGATGAGAGCGGACTCGTTGTAGTCACCGGTGGTGCCCGGCTGCGGGGCGCTGCCGTTGACCAGCAGATCGGCACCCAGCTGCCGGGACAGCACCTGGAGCGCGGCGATCCGGCCGGGCTCGTACGTGACGCTGCTCTCGCCCCACACCACCAGA encodes:
- a CDS encoding lectin, with protein sequence MKIPRIIRSGRAPRWPAALAVAVCASLVASPALAAPAGPHPTGRTTVSDPAQYVNPYVGTKQGATDFGNGGGAGNTFPGATAPLGMLQWSPDTVTYQHGGYFYDDNRIRGFSLTHISGAGCGDYGNIPLMPVLDKTPVDHAVFSHANESASPGSYAVTFDNGLKTELAATQRSGIARFTYPAGHTASLTLDAGKAFNAASGLVSLGTDSITGYTDSGGFCGAGNRYRLYFSVTFDRPFSSSGIFADGKLDTTLKSATGRSEGVAPQPPRTAEAQSRPAATSAPAPHPDAAQAASGARALVSFDTSSSRTVTARVGISFVSVEGARANLNAEQGTSGFDQVRDGARSAWNGMLGRIAVDGGSTKDRRVFYTSLYHSLLHPSVLSDVDGRYPGFNGKVHTAGTGHAQYADFSGWDVYRSQTQLLALVAPEESADIAQSIVAQGAQGGYFDRWTLANGGTGVMVGDPLPVIAAGISAFGATGFDATALVRQALSGRKDDRERAGHGRYDDIGFVPVDTNGVWGAAATTLEYTTADFAVAQLAARIGDTDAHDTLMHRSANWRSLFNHDSHYIQPRRADHTWPGFSPDQQDHYVEGNAAQYTWMVPYNHRGLFDAMGGNGTVASRLDDFFGNLNAGPAKPHAYLGNEPSLNTPWAYAYAGRADRAQDVVRRALTTLFSDAPAGEVGNDDLGEMSSWAVWAALGMYPQVPGRAELVLASPQFPAITIHRGGGASAAVIDITAPGASATVKYVHGLKVDGEDSRRPWVSEAFVNGGGKLDYTLASDPDPSWGSAPEDAPPSFDVGPADPVTGPVAGLASKCLDVAASGTADGTPVQLWNCNGTGAQKWTVAGDGTLRAFGKCLDVSNSRSDAGAPVQLWGCNGTGAQQWWPRADGSLLNTPSGRCLDVPNSRTADGTRLQIWDCNGTGAQRWTMPH
- a CDS encoding alpha/beta fold hydrolase, producing MGDLAKGMKFSEQLIPETAAFDDWADGTRFELPFFVFHGDQDVFTTPELARRYVDDVKAPVKAFALIEGASHFAAFRHPEQFLNLMLTKVRPVVTASASEPLSS
- a CDS encoding GYD domain-containing protein; protein product: MPTYVVLVNWTDQGIRTYPETTQRAEAFSGMVEKLGGKVVSLFWTIGPYDIVTVVEAPDDATITAGLLRVCALGNIRTTTLRAFGRDEMQSIVTKATAG
- a CDS encoding TetR/AcrR family transcriptional regulator; translated protein: MTEGEDLRGQFIEAALRVVAAHGPAGLTVRRVAEEAGSSTMGVYSRFGSRTGMLQALYERAFDMLRDAFGAVPATGEVLTDVRALALAYRLFALQSPTRYAFMFEQAVPNFDPGPDLRVRALESTFGVLVAAVAQAAAPGAEPGAAERSAYLIWTAMHGMVSIELTHRDRTELPGWSIASDWEGVYLDGVHAVWNGLALP
- a CDS encoding aldo/keto reductase translates to MRYRVLGGTGIEVSAHCLGTMMFGAVGNPDHGDCIRIIHAALDHGINFVDTADMYSAGESEEIVGKALRGRRDDVVLATKVHFRMGEGPNRGGNSRRWIIKEVEESLKRLQTDWIDLYQIHRPDHTTDIEETLSVLGDLVQQGKIRAFGCSTFPAEEIVEAHHVAERRGLRRFRTEQPPYSILARGIEASVLPVCQRYGMGVLTWSPLASGFLTGRYRKGGPIDLSTGRAALTPARFDPSIPENAAKLDVVEELVELAASIGCTLPELAVAFPVAHPGVTSVIIGPRTMEQLEALLKGASLTLDDATLDRIDEIVPPGTNLYSPDGVWRPPVLADTARRRRPLTDRAARL
- a CDS encoding class I SAM-dependent methyltransferase yields the protein MGFYAEQVVPRIVNVACAMGEAGELRRRVCQGLAGEVVEIGFGSGLNIPYYPAAVTRVDAVEPSDVGWKLAGKRLAATPVTVQRAGLDGQSLPFADDGYDSALSTWTLCTIPDAAAALRELRRVLKPGGTLHFVEHGLAPDESVRRWQWRLDPLQQRLFAGCHLTRPIVDMLTTAGFTVTELDVFYEKGAPKTLAADSLGTAVSP